One Setaria viridis chromosome 5, Setaria_viridis_v4.0, whole genome shotgun sequence genomic region harbors:
- the LOC117857478 gene encoding uncharacterized protein: MPPAQPDPEPPPIHRLLELIKSEPDPATALSNLELLVSTRPAFPTPQPLIFHLLRRLAASSPSHLPRLLGLLPRMRHRPRFSESAALVVISAFSRALMPDAALAAFRDLPSLLGCNPGIRSHNALLDAFVRSRRFSDADAFFTSLSHGAFGRRLAPNLQTYNIILRSLCARGDVDRAVSLFGSLRRRGVDPDRVTYSTLMSGLAKHNQLDNALDLLDEMPNCGVQADAVCYNALLSGCFKNGKFEKAMRVWEQLVRDPGASPNLATYKVMLDGLCKLGRFKEAGVVWSRMVANNHQPDTVTHGILIHGLCRSGDVDGAARVYSEMVKAGLILDVAVYNSLIKGFCEVGKTGEAWKFWDSVGFSGIRDITTYNIMMKGLLDSGMVNEARELLAQLENDASCSPDKVTFGTLIHGLCENGFAYKAFEILEDARTSGKELDVFSYSSMINRFCKDGRTDDANKVYENMVKDGCKPNSHVYNALINGFCRARKISDAVKIYIEMAGNGCSPTMITYNTLIDGLCKAEKYQEASSLTREMLERGFTPDIKTYGSLIRGLCRDKKIDSALGIWNEILDAGLQVDVMVHNILIHGLCSAGKVDEAFRLYLEMKEKKNCSPNLVTYNTLMDGFYEIGSIDKAASLWTTILDNGLKPDIVTYNTRIKGLCSCNRTPEGVLLLDEVLARGIIPTVITWNILVRAVIKYGPIQI, from the coding sequence ATGCCGCCGGCGCAGCCAGATCCCGAGCCGCCGCCCATCCACCGCCTGCTGGAGCTGATCAAATCCGAGCCCGACCCCGCCACCGCGCTCTCCAACCTCGAGCTCCTCGTCTCCACCCGCCCGGCCTTCCCCACGCCGCAGCCTCTCatcttccacctcctccgccgcctcgccgcctcctcacCTTCGCACCTTCCGCGGCTGTTGGGCCTTCTCCCGCGCATGCGCCACCGCCCGCGCTTCTCCGAGTCCGCGGCCCTTGTCGTCATCTCCGCATTCTCCCGCGCCCTCATGCccgacgccgcgctcgccgcgttCCGCGATCTCCCCTCTCTACTCGGCTGCAACCCCGGCATCCGCTCCCATAACGCCCTCCTTGACGCGTTTGTCCGCTCCCGCCGGTTCTCCGATGCGGACGCGTTCTTTACCTCCCTCTCCCACGGTGCCttcggccgccgcctcgcccctAACCTCCAGACATACAACATCATCCTCCGCTCTCTCTGTGCCCGCGGGGACGTCGATCGCGCAGTGTCGCTCTTCGGTTCGTTGCGTCGCCGTGGAGTGGATCCTGACCGAGTAACCTACTCCACCCTGATGTCGGGACTTGCGAAACATAACCAATTGGACAACGCGCTCGACCTGCTCGACGAAATGCCGAACTGTGGAGTGCAGGCTGACGCCGTCTGTTACAATGCATTGCTCAGTGGTTGCTTCAAAAATGGCAAGTTCGAGAAAGCCATGAGGGTTTGGGAGCAATTGGTGAGGGATCCAGGTGCGAGTCCCAACCTTGCCACTTACAAAGTGATGCTTGATGGCCTGTGCAAGCTTGGGAGGTTTAAGGAGGCAGGGGTGGTATGGAGTAGGATGGTGGCTAATAATCACCAACCGGATACAGTTACTCATGGTATCTTGATTCATGGGTTGTGCCGATCTGGGGATGTGGATGGTGCAGCACGGGTTTACTCTGAGATGGTCAAGGCCGGGCTTATTCTTGATGTTGCCGTGTATAATTCCCTCATTAAGGGGTTCTGTGAAGTGGGGAAAACAGGTGAAGCTTGGAAATTCTGGGATTCCGTAGGGTTTTCTGGCATTCGTGATATAACAACTTATAATATAATGATGAAGGGGCTGTTAGACAGTGGCATGGTTAATGAAGCTAGAGAGTTGTTGGCGCAATTGGAGAATGATGCTTCATGCTCCCCTGACAAGGTGACTTTTGGCACACTGATCCATGGTCTATGTGAGAATGGCTTTGCTTACAAGGCATTTGAAATTTTGGAGGATGCACGAACCAGTGGGAAAGAATTGGATGTGTTCTCATACTCATCAATGATAAATCGATTTTGCAAGGATGGTAGAACAGATGATGCCAATAAGGTATATGAGAATATGGTGAAGGATGGTTGCAAACCAAATTCTCATGTTTACAATGCACTGATAAATGGTTTCTGCCGGGCACGCAAGATCAGTGATGCTGTTAAAATCTACATTGAAATGGCAGGCAATGGTTGTTCGCCAACCATGATCACATACAACACTCTTATAGATGGTTTGTGTAAGGCTGAAAAGTATCAAGAAGCTTCAAGCTTAACAAGAGAAATGCTAGAGAGAGGTTTTACACCAGATATCAAAACATATGGCTCTTTGATTCGTGGCCTTTGTCGAGATAAGAAGATTGATTCTGCACTTGGTATTTGGAATGAAATTCTTGATGCAGGTCTTCAGGTGGATGTAATGGTGCACAACATCCTAATCCATGGTCTTTGTTCTGCTGGTAAAGTAGATGAAGCTTTTCGTCTTTACTTGGagatgaaagaaaagaagaactgTTCCCCTAATCTAGTGACCTATAACACATTAATGGATGGATTTTATGAGATCGGTTCTATTGATAAAGCAGCATCGCTTTGGACTACCATCTTGGATAATGGGTTGAAACCAGATATTGTTACATACAATACAAGAATTAAGGGTCTATGTTCTTGTAATAGGACACCTGAGGGGGTCCTGTTATTGGACGAGGTGCTTGCAAGAGGTATTATACCAACAGTCATTACCTGGAACATATTAGTAAGAGCTGTAATCAAATATGGCCCTATTCAGATATGA